From a region of the Methylomonas rapida genome:
- a CDS encoding DEAD/DEAH box helicase — protein sequence MDIFSLLNQQLVKLLTTKLPALKSDWWKSLVLDKLTYQQKTFAVSLPPQALERLDLAALLRIADQNWYDIANQGGFNREARNWLKEAQTIRNRWAHAPAEGLPDDMCYRDVDTIERLLQVFGADSQTLNRVKQEKQHLLNRLANHKKAPVEPPLEPISISCSYKPGDMVRLKAEPSKTGAITAVLNGDVENRYQVFLDAAISTFYESQIEPITLATTRTSVTPDELHAAMTALQLRHPSTRHLYSLFASRISFIPYQFRPVLKLIQADRPRILIADEVGVGKTIEAGLILKELQARRELKTVLVICPKPLVAERKWLNEMKRFDERFEHLDGQTLRYCLDETDLDGVWPQNYARAILPYSLLDESLLNGKQNGRKKQKGLIDLDPPPIFDLVIVDEAHAIRNTNTWAHQNVRYFCDNAEAVVLLSATPIQLGNQDLFNLLQLLRPDVITRRGDFDAMAEPNPALNKAIEAARAAKPDWKERAFDHLHEALATAWGLGVLSNDPKTQQILDLLLGEDDSTEVRLTIVRLLETLYTFAPFINRTRRRDIGNFTTRKPETISVEFTPEQAELHRDLLDLLARILQLTHGNQNLKFLLSTIRRQIASSVFGLAPLLKDILHRHLSKLEIDDIDPYDSMDTESISQIIMQFRQEVDELIQKAQRVANGPDPKLAAFLKVIRDKQALDNNKLLVFSCFRHTWEYLEQALKREGVRVGLIHGKIADDQRRELRNRFSLPKDHAETLDVLLSSEVGCEGLDYQFCDGMVNYDLPWNPMRVEQRIGRIDRYGQKSPTVVIYNFITPGTVDAEIYDRCLWRIGVFQQSIGGNEEILGELTQEIQNIADDFNLTPEQQAARLQQLSDNDVRIMQEQAQLEQQQSQLFGLTQPKQDQDLVNQASSFWLSQTMLANLIGRYLQQQGANIPASLGQKAVTTLQLGQDLRDCLLKQFQSLKFSGESAQQWQRWLKGNDPYLKITFDQETASDNREILFIAPTHPLAQQAAFAVEPVTPMQCNLVTQTYAIQPGYYPYAIYRWQKKGIKEDFTFQPLSTDPRLTEAMLSILEFAQPFDNADVGISAQDETELEQHHHRLWLDARAEHIEQVRQQVDSRLNSLKTTHSARIAGLKDQLETNSNAKIQRMKQAQIETAERDFAQHLEQLELAAKQADILTEAVVFGILVIEGKQ from the coding sequence ATGGACATCTTCAGCTTACTCAATCAACAACTGGTCAAACTACTAACCACTAAATTACCGGCGCTGAAGTCCGACTGGTGGAAATCTCTGGTGCTGGACAAATTAACCTACCAACAAAAAACCTTCGCCGTCTCGCTACCGCCGCAAGCCCTAGAACGCCTGGATTTGGCCGCCCTGTTACGAATAGCCGACCAAAACTGGTACGACATAGCCAATCAAGGCGGTTTTAACCGCGAAGCGCGAAACTGGTTGAAAGAAGCCCAAACTATCCGCAACCGCTGGGCGCATGCTCCGGCCGAGGGCTTGCCGGACGACATGTGTTACCGCGATGTCGATACCATTGAACGACTGTTGCAAGTGTTCGGTGCCGACAGCCAAACCCTGAATCGCGTCAAACAAGAAAAGCAGCATCTGCTTAACCGTTTGGCTAATCACAAAAAAGCACCAGTCGAGCCCCCCCTGGAACCTATTTCCATAAGCTGCAGCTACAAACCCGGTGACATGGTACGCCTCAAAGCAGAGCCAAGCAAAACCGGCGCTATCACGGCGGTATTAAATGGAGACGTCGAAAATCGCTACCAAGTCTTTCTTGATGCTGCAATTTCGACTTTCTACGAATCGCAGATTGAACCGATAACCCTCGCTACGACCAGAACATCCGTAACTCCGGATGAATTGCATGCCGCGATGACCGCGTTGCAATTGCGCCACCCCAGCACCCGCCATCTTTATTCTTTATTCGCTTCACGCATCAGCTTTATTCCATACCAGTTCCGCCCGGTGCTGAAACTAATCCAGGCTGACCGCCCCAGAATTCTGATTGCCGACGAAGTCGGTGTCGGTAAAACCATCGAAGCTGGCTTGATACTAAAAGAGCTTCAAGCGCGCCGCGAATTGAAAACCGTGCTGGTGATTTGCCCCAAACCGCTGGTTGCCGAACGCAAATGGCTCAACGAAATGAAACGCTTCGACGAACGCTTCGAACATCTGGATGGACAAACACTGCGCTATTGCCTTGACGAGACTGATCTCGACGGCGTTTGGCCGCAAAATTATGCACGGGCAATTCTGCCGTATTCCCTATTGGATGAAAGCCTGCTGAACGGCAAGCAAAATGGTCGCAAGAAACAAAAAGGCTTGATCGATCTCGACCCGCCGCCGATTTTCGATCTGGTCATCGTCGACGAAGCCCACGCCATCCGCAATACCAACACCTGGGCTCACCAAAACGTCCGCTATTTTTGCGATAACGCCGAAGCAGTGGTCTTGCTGTCCGCCACGCCGATCCAACTGGGTAACCAGGACCTGTTCAATCTGTTACAACTGCTAAGACCGGATGTAATTACCCGTCGTGGCGATTTCGATGCGATGGCCGAGCCGAATCCGGCTTTGAACAAAGCAATTGAAGCCGCCAGAGCCGCCAAACCGGATTGGAAAGAGCGCGCATTCGACCATTTGCATGAAGCGTTGGCGACGGCATGGGGACTTGGGGTGTTAAGCAACGATCCAAAAACCCAGCAAATCCTTGACCTGCTGCTTGGAGAAGACGATTCCACAGAAGTCCGATTAACCATCGTGCGCCTGCTGGAAACGCTGTACACCTTTGCCCCCTTCATCAACCGGACCCGTCGACGCGACATCGGTAATTTCACCACCCGCAAACCGGAAACCATCAGCGTCGAATTCACGCCGGAACAAGCTGAACTGCACCGCGATTTACTCGATCTGCTCGCCAGGATTCTGCAACTTACGCACGGTAACCAAAACCTGAAATTCCTGCTGTCCACCATACGGCGGCAAATAGCAAGCAGCGTGTTCGGACTGGCGCCGTTACTAAAGGACATTTTGCACCGCCACTTGAGCAAACTCGAAATCGACGACATAGACCCCTACGACTCGATGGATACCGAGTCTATTAGCCAAATCATCATGCAATTCCGGCAAGAAGTGGATGAGCTGATTCAGAAGGCGCAACGGGTCGCCAATGGCCCCGATCCCAAATTAGCCGCCTTTCTCAAGGTCATCCGTGACAAACAGGCACTGGATAACAACAAACTATTGGTTTTTAGCTGCTTCCGCCATACCTGGGAATATCTGGAGCAAGCACTAAAACGGGAAGGCGTCCGAGTCGGTTTGATTCACGGCAAAATCGCCGACGACCAACGCCGCGAATTGCGCAATCGCTTTAGCCTGCCGAAAGACCATGCCGAGACACTGGACGTGTTGTTGTCTTCGGAAGTCGGTTGCGAAGGCTTGGATTACCAATTCTGCGACGGCATGGTCAATTACGACTTGCCGTGGAACCCGATGCGCGTCGAACAACGCATAGGCCGTATTGACCGTTACGGCCAAAAAAGCCCGACAGTGGTCATCTATAACTTCATTACACCCGGCACCGTCGATGCGGAAATTTACGACCGTTGCCTATGGCGTATCGGTGTCTTTCAGCAATCCATCGGCGGCAATGAAGAAATTCTTGGCGAACTGACCCAGGAAATCCAGAACATCGCCGACGACTTCAATCTGACGCCGGAACAACAAGCCGCCCGCCTACAACAACTGTCCGATAACGATGTTCGAATCATGCAGGAACAGGCCCAATTGGAGCAGCAACAAAGTCAACTGTTCGGCCTGACTCAGCCCAAGCAGGATCAAGACCTGGTCAATCAAGCGTCCAGCTTCTGGCTGAGCCAAACCATGCTGGCTAATCTAATCGGTCGTTATCTGCAACAACAGGGCGCGAACATTCCGGCATCGCTTGGGCAAAAAGCCGTTACGACCTTGCAACTCGGGCAAGACCTCCGCGACTGCTTGTTGAAACAGTTCCAAAGCTTGAAATTTAGTGGTGAATCGGCCCAGCAATGGCAACGCTGGTTGAAAGGTAACGATCCCTATTTGAAGATTACCTTCGACCAGGAAACTGCCAGCGATAATCGGGAAATTCTGTTCATCGCTCCCACCCATCCGCTAGCCCAACAAGCCGCATTTGCGGTGGAACCGGTTACACCAATGCAATGTAATCTTGTGACCCAAACCTATGCGATTCAACCGGGGTACTACCCTTACGCGATTTACCGCTGGCAGAAGAAAGGCATCAAAGAGGATTTCACCTTTCAACCGTTGAGCACCGACCCGCGCTTGACCGAAGCCATGCTTTCCATCCTGGAATTCGCACAGCCATTCGACAATGCGGATGTAGGCATTTCGGCTCAGGACGAAACCGAACTGGAACAACACCATCACCGCTTATGGCTGGACGCCCGCGCCGAGCACATCGAACAAGTCCGGCAACAAGTCGATTCGCGTTTGAACTCGCTTAAAACCACGCATTCCGCCCGTATTGCCGGATTGAAAGACCAACTGGAAACGAACAGCAACGCGAAAATTCAACGCATGAAACAAGCTCAAATTGAAACCGCTGAACGTGATTTTGCTCAGCACTTAGAGCAATTGGAGCTTGCAGCCAAGCAAGCGGATATATTGACTGAGGCGGTGGTGTTTGGGATTTTGGTGATTGAGGGAAAACAATGA
- a CDS encoding sacsin N-terminal ATP-binding-like domain-containing protein has translation MNTELQTLKQKRLKWVDSNRENGFDEGINRLLTELYPDNAHFIYELLQNAEDPQATTVQFKLTDSSVEFTHNGKRLFSFKDVESITSIGNSTKRDDATSIGKFGVGFKAVFAYTNTPEIHSGNFHFRIRDLVVPDTKGVKQSASNQQQTNFSFPFDNPKKPAETAMQEIAKGLQALGDNTLLFLSHIRKIEYTLPDAAKGSLERIDQGNGRIDIRVCKPNGEANVSHWLHFQKDVDVTDEDGKTKICRIAIAYSLVEEANKKRLFRILRRNHYM, from the coding sequence ATGAATACAGAGTTACAGACATTAAAACAAAAGCGTCTTAAGTGGGTTGATTCTAACCGTGAAAATGGTTTCGATGAAGGTATAAACCGGCTTTTAACTGAGCTATATCCCGATAACGCCCACTTCATTTACGAACTACTGCAAAACGCCGAGGACCCTCAAGCAACAACAGTCCAGTTCAAATTAACCGATTCATCAGTAGAGTTTACACACAATGGCAAGCGCTTGTTCTCATTCAAAGATGTTGAATCCATTACCAGCATAGGCAACAGCACCAAACGCGACGACGCCACCAGTATCGGTAAATTCGGCGTGGGTTTCAAAGCGGTGTTTGCCTACACCAACACACCGGAAATTCATTCCGGCAACTTTCATTTTCGTATTCGTGATTTGGTGGTGCCGGATACTAAAGGCGTTAAGCAATCCGCATCGAATCAGCAACAAACCAACTTTAGTTTTCCCTTTGATAATCCAAAAAAGCCCGCAGAGACGGCAATGCAGGAGATTGCCAAAGGCTTGCAAGCTTTGGGTGATAACACCCTGCTGTTTTTGAGTCATATCCGCAAGATTGAATACACCTTACCGGATGCCGCCAAAGGTTCGTTGGAACGTATCGATCAAGGAAATGGACGCATTGACATCCGCGTTTGCAAGCCAAATGGCGAAGCGAATGTTTCACATTGGCTGCATTTCCAGAAAGATGTGGATGTAACCGACGAGGATGGCAAAACCAAAATATGCAGGATTGCTATTGCGTATAGTTTGGTTGAAGAAGCCAACAAAAAAAGGCTCTTCCGTATTTTGCGGAGAAACCACTACATGTAG
- a CDS encoding ISL3 family transposase: MTQSLLQIPLDIPDVCIEKVETTAKGEFIITVSSTLTSATCHQCGQRIDKFYGYGREITLRHLSIFDRPVWIKLTPKRYRCPDCPKGPTTTQQCGWYNWKSPHTKAYEQWILRELINSSVTDMDVKHGISAEAAEGIINRHVAQQVDWSAIQGIRLLGLDEIALKKGHQDFVVIVSAIDTEDHKRILAVLPDRKKETVKAFLQNIPEAQQHALQRVCVDMYEGYRNAVYETLPGVEVVVDRFHVAKHYRDGADQVRKAEMKKLKNTLSAEDYAKLKGAMWAFRKRWMELSADQQTVLLFLFQQAPILREVYIQRELLTGIFERRLNKAEAEKALDRWMEHIKVLKLKGFDAFVKTYQNWRNEITNYFIRRETSGFVEGLNNKIKSIKRRCFGIYNTVRLFQHIWLDIEGRRLFGYA, from the coding sequence ATGACACAGTCGCTACTTCAAATACCGCTGGATATACCTGATGTTTGTATCGAAAAAGTTGAAACCACCGCCAAAGGCGAGTTCATCATCACGGTCAGTAGTACGTTAACCAGTGCAACCTGCCATCAATGCGGCCAGAGGATCGATAAGTTTTATGGCTATGGCAGAGAAATCACCTTGCGTCATTTGTCGATTTTCGATCGGCCGGTTTGGATCAAGCTAACCCCCAAGCGCTATCGATGCCCTGACTGCCCCAAAGGTCCGACGACCACGCAACAATGTGGCTGGTATAACTGGAAAAGCCCCCATACCAAAGCGTATGAGCAGTGGATATTGCGTGAATTGATCAACAGCAGCGTGACCGACATGGACGTGAAGCACGGCATCAGCGCCGAAGCGGCGGAAGGGATTATCAATCGGCACGTGGCCCAACAAGTTGATTGGTCTGCCATCCAAGGCATTCGCTTGCTGGGACTGGATGAAATCGCTTTGAAAAAAGGGCATCAAGATTTTGTGGTCATCGTGTCGGCTATCGATACCGAGGACCATAAGCGGATTCTGGCGGTGCTGCCCGACCGCAAAAAAGAAACGGTTAAAGCCTTTTTGCAGAATATTCCCGAGGCACAGCAACACGCGTTACAACGCGTCTGCGTGGACATGTATGAAGGGTATCGCAACGCCGTCTATGAGACATTGCCCGGCGTCGAGGTGGTGGTTGATCGCTTCCATGTCGCCAAGCATTATCGAGACGGCGCCGACCAGGTCCGCAAGGCGGAAATGAAAAAACTCAAGAATACCCTGTCTGCCGAGGATTATGCCAAGCTGAAAGGCGCGATGTGGGCTTTTCGGAAGCGCTGGATGGAACTCTCTGCCGATCAGCAAACCGTTTTGCTTTTTCTATTCCAGCAAGCCCCCATTTTGCGAGAAGTCTATATCCAACGGGAGCTTTTGACGGGTATTTTTGAGCGCCGACTCAATAAGGCTGAGGCCGAAAAAGCCTTGGATCGCTGGATGGAGCATATCAAAGTCTTGAAGTTGAAGGGCTTTGATGCGTTTGTCAAAACCTATCAAAACTGGCGAAATGAAATCACCAACTATTTCATTCGCCGGGAAACCAGTGGCTTTGTTGAAGGGCTTAACAACAAAATCAAAAGCATCAAACGACGCTGCTTTGGCATTTACAATACCGTCCGCCTGTTTCAGCATATCTGGCTTGATATCGAAGGGAGACGGTTGTTCGGTTATGCATAA